The DNA sequence CGGTCTTGAAGCCGGCTTCACTCCAGCTTAGCGCATTATTCGGCCGGTGCGTAGGCCTCCGCATTCATTTCGATGCTGCGCTGTTGCGGCCATGCCCAATTGCCGTGCAGGCGCCAGAGATGGCTGCCATCCTCGGCGACCAGGCGCCAGCGCGCCTGCTCCATCTCCGGCAGCGACAGCGAGAAGCTGCCATCGGCGGCGGTCTGGACCATCAGCGTGCGGTCCTTGGCCGGTTGGGTGGGGTGCACCAGGTTCAGGATCAGGGTCCGGCCCTCTTCGCCGGCAGCCGGGGTCTGGCGCATCTGCAGGCGGCCACGCAGCACCGCGGCGGCCGGATCATAGGCGATGCCAATGGAAGCGCCCAGACGCTGGGCTTCATGGTCGCGGCGCAGATCCTTGTT is a window from the Herbaspirillum rubrisubalbicans genome containing:
- a CDS encoding FixH family protein; this encodes MQTISPKLAAAVPWYRHRWPWLLMSGPAVVVVAGIFTAWLAISRADALVADDYYKQGKAINKDLRRDHEAQRLGASIGIAYDPAAAVLRGRLQMRQTPAAGEEGRTLILNLVHPTQPAKDRTLMVQTAADGSFSLSLPEMEQARWRLVAEDGSHLWRLHGNWAWPQQRSIEMNAEAYAPAE